One region of Halomicrobium sp. LC1Hm genomic DNA includes:
- a CDS encoding GMC family oxidoreductase, with the protein MQSRTPSPRQDVCVVGAGPAGALVAHRLASAGHDVVVLEAGPRFDFDARPEQMERSIRPAHDDLSIWEMGGERDEYSTGGEQFYPLNANRVKGVGGSTLHWQGMVPRLHPTDFAGDHPNDDPAWPIDYEELRPYYAEAESALGVAGASDNPFGPPRRTPFPMSAFEPSYSDSLFASACERLGITTHSVPNARNSEPYDDRSACVGYGTCQPVCPSGAKYSADTHVEKAERAGARVVDRAPVQRLETGDDPERIAAAVYATPDGTEHRQHARQFVLAAGGIEIPRLLLLSRSPDHPDGLANSSGAVGRYFMEHLFAGAGGTIDEPTRQNHVGFLTSESHQFYDEPGQAVTRDGDVVVAQAEEPLSPIKLEFLNYAGPSPVEMALDAETWGDDLLDDLRAGYGNHVAMGGLVGQPPRAENRITLDSSTTDDHGNPVPEIHWSWGERVLRTIERANRIQHAVLSELGVDIGWTAGPDSTGPAAHHMGTTRMGTDPAASVVDPDLRTHDLDNCWIASSSVFPSAGSMNPTLTIAALALRCGDALDERL; encoded by the coding sequence GTGCAGTCGCGCACGCCGTCACCCAGACAGGACGTGTGCGTCGTCGGTGCGGGGCCGGCCGGCGCGCTCGTGGCCCATCGGCTCGCCAGCGCCGGCCACGACGTGGTCGTACTGGAAGCGGGGCCGCGGTTCGACTTCGACGCACGGCCCGAGCAGATGGAGCGCTCGATCCGACCGGCCCACGACGACCTGTCGATCTGGGAGATGGGCGGCGAGCGCGACGAGTACTCGACGGGCGGCGAGCAGTTCTACCCGCTGAACGCCAACCGCGTCAAGGGCGTCGGCGGGTCGACGCTCCACTGGCAGGGGATGGTCCCGCGGCTCCATCCGACAGACTTCGCCGGGGATCACCCGAACGACGATCCGGCCTGGCCGATCGACTACGAGGAGCTCCGGCCCTACTACGCCGAGGCGGAGTCGGCGCTGGGCGTCGCGGGGGCGTCGGACAACCCCTTCGGACCGCCACGGCGAACGCCGTTCCCCATGTCGGCGTTCGAGCCGTCGTACAGCGACTCGCTGTTTGCATCCGCTTGTGAGCGACTCGGTATCACGACTCACAGCGTGCCCAACGCTCGCAACAGCGAGCCCTACGACGACAGATCGGCCTGCGTCGGCTACGGGACCTGTCAGCCGGTCTGTCCCTCCGGCGCGAAGTACAGTGCAGACACCCACGTCGAGAAGGCCGAGCGCGCGGGTGCCCGAGTCGTCGACCGCGCGCCGGTCCAGCGACTGGAGACCGGCGACGACCCCGAACGAATCGCGGCCGCGGTGTATGCGACGCCGGACGGAACCGAACACCGCCAGCATGCTCGTCAGTTCGTGCTGGCGGCCGGCGGGATCGAGATTCCGCGGCTCCTCCTGTTGTCTCGCTCGCCCGACCATCCCGACGGACTGGCGAACAGTTCTGGCGCGGTCGGCCGGTACTTCATGGAACACCTCTTTGCCGGGGCCGGCGGGACGATCGACGAGCCGACCCGCCAGAACCACGTCGGCTTCCTCACCAGCGAGAGCCACCAGTTCTACGACGAGCCCGGACAGGCGGTCACCAGAGACGGCGACGTGGTCGTCGCCCAGGCGGAGGAGCCACTGTCGCCGATCAAACTGGAGTTTCTCAACTACGCCGGCCCGTCGCCCGTCGAGATGGCGCTGGACGCCGAGACGTGGGGCGACGACCTGCTCGACGACCTCCGGGCGGGCTACGGGAACCACGTCGCGATGGGGGGGCTCGTCGGCCAGCCCCCGCGGGCCGAGAACCGGATCACGCTCGACTCGTCGACGACCGACGACCACGGCAACCCGGTCCCGGAGATCCACTGGTCGTGGGGCGAGCGCGTGCTCCGAACGATCGAGCGGGCGAACCGCATCCAACACGCCGTCCTCTCGGAGCTTGGCGTCGACATCGGCTGGACTGCGGGGCCGGACTCGACCGGTCCCGCTGCCCACCACATGGGGACGACGCGGATGGGGACCGACCCCGCAGCGAGCGTCGTCGACCCCGACCTCCGGACTCACGACCTGGACAACTGCTGGATCGCGTCGTCGAGCGTGTTCCCGAGCGCCGGCTCGATGAACCCGACGCTGACGATCGCGGCGCTGGCGCTTCGGTGTGGCGACGCACTCGACGAACGGCTGTGA
- a CDS encoding fumarylacetoacetate hydrolase family protein, with protein MKRVRFRDSAGNVRGGRWTVEDGEPVVTAAAGPYGRIAFGDESYAPEEVDVLPPCEPTKIVCVGRNYAEHADEMDNDVPDRPLLFLKPPNTVASHDKTVTLLADKDRIDYEAELGVVIGEQCKNVSQRNAEDVIAGYTCVNDLSNRDDQEREQNWVRGKAFDNACPIGPLVATPEHVPDDATIETRVNGETKQSSSIEHLIFSIPELIEEITAYMTLEPGDVIATGTPEGVGPLADGDNVEIEIEGVGTLKHSVRIP; from the coding sequence ATGAAGCGTGTTCGATTTCGCGACTCTGCGGGGAACGTCCGTGGCGGGCGGTGGACCGTCGAAGACGGTGAGCCGGTCGTCACGGCGGCGGCCGGCCCCTACGGCCGCATCGCCTTTGGCGACGAATCCTACGCCCCGGAAGAAGTCGACGTACTCCCGCCCTGCGAGCCCACCAAGATCGTCTGTGTGGGTCGCAACTACGCGGAGCACGCCGACGAGATGGACAACGACGTGCCGGATCGACCGCTCCTCTTTCTGAAACCGCCAAACACCGTCGCGAGCCACGACAAGACGGTGACGCTGCTGGCGGACAAAGACCGGATCGACTACGAGGCAGAGCTGGGCGTGGTCATCGGCGAGCAGTGCAAGAACGTCAGCCAGCGCAACGCCGAGGACGTGATCGCGGGCTACACCTGCGTCAACGACCTCTCGAACCGCGACGACCAGGAGAGAGAGCAAAACTGGGTTCGCGGGAAGGCCTTCGACAACGCGTGTCCCATCGGCCCCCTCGTCGCGACGCCGGAACACGTCCCGGACGACGCGACGATCGAGACGCGGGTCAACGGCGAGACCAAACAGTCCTCTTCGATCGAACACCTCATCTTTTCGATCCCGGAGCTCATCGAGGAGATCACGGCCTACATGACGTTAGAGCCCGGCGACGTGATCGCGACCGGGACGCCGGAGGGGGTCGGCCCGCTGGCCGACGGCGACAACGTCGAGATCGAGATCGAGGGCGTCGGCACGCTCAAACACAGCGTGCGGATTCCCTGA
- a CDS encoding CNNM domain-containing protein: protein MNPPEIGVRLVAGIALILANGFFVAIEFALTRARQFSESEFVGDGDAALERAWEMTQNLEIYLTTCQVGITASSIAVGIVAEPALAAVFEPLFKNTVLATVGSGAILAFLIINLLHLTHGEQTPTYLGVERSRMVCRYGARPLYWFNLLISPLITLGDGVAKWTLKLFGIEMTGAWLETEQDVIESRADLRNKLGSVLDEGDLSEERRTEVMNALQIGEQPVRDVMVSTDEIVTLSTEADTAENFRRMAENPHTRYPLVGGEVTDFRGILYFPVFARHREELAEGTVDFEALAAPPVTLSPDVDVSDAIDQFQAENQELALVIENGEVVGMVTVTDLLESITGDIEDPIDVE, encoded by the coding sequence ATGAATCCTCCAGAGATCGGCGTTAGACTGGTCGCTGGTATCGCGCTGATACTCGCGAACGGCTTCTTCGTCGCGATCGAGTTCGCGCTGACGCGGGCTCGCCAGTTCTCCGAATCCGAGTTCGTCGGCGACGGCGACGCCGCGCTCGAACGGGCGTGGGAGATGACCCAGAACCTCGAAATCTATCTCACCACCTGTCAGGTCGGCATCACGGCTTCGAGTATCGCCGTCGGGATCGTCGCCGAGCCGGCGCTGGCGGCGGTGTTCGAACCGCTGTTCAAGAACACCGTGCTCGCGACAGTGGGCTCGGGTGCCATCCTCGCGTTCCTGATCATCAATCTCCTCCACCTGACCCACGGCGAGCAGACGCCGACGTACCTCGGGGTCGAGCGGTCCCGGATGGTGTGTCGCTACGGTGCGAGGCCGCTGTACTGGTTCAACCTCCTGATCTCGCCGCTGATCACGCTCGGCGACGGAGTCGCCAAGTGGACGCTGAAGCTGTTCGGTATCGAGATGACCGGCGCGTGGCTCGAAACCGAGCAAGACGTCATCGAGTCGCGAGCGGACCTCCGAAACAAGCTCGGGTCGGTCCTGGACGAGGGCGACCTCAGCGAGGAGCGTCGTACCGAGGTGATGAACGCCCTCCAGATCGGCGAACAGCCCGTTCGTGACGTGATGGTCTCGACCGACGAGATCGTCACGCTGTCGACGGAGGCCGACACGGCGGAGAACTTCCGGCGGATGGCCGAGAACCCACACACCCGGTACCCGCTGGTCGGCGGGGAGGTGACCGACTTCCGTGGCATCCTCTACTTCCCGGTCTTCGCACGACACCGCGAGGAACTGGCCGAGGGAACCGTCGACTTCGAAGCACTCGCAGCTCCGCCGGTGACTCTCTCGCCGGACGTGGACGTCAGCGACGCGATCGACCAGTTCCAGGCCGAGAACCAGGAACTCGCGCTGGTCATCGAAAACGGCGAGGTCGTCGGCATGGTGACCGTCACCGACCTGCTGGAATCGATCACGGGCGACATCGAAGACCCCATCGACGTGGAGTGA
- a CDS encoding ATP-binding protein produces MKLSRRLRDSLAGRLPAAPVLVVTGILWFGGAVWNFQGEITTLESAALPVATFVLTGGLSAGVVFVGYRLSQSPFTPEQRWWIVGWTVGGLGITVLLHTATLAIRAAEGRPIGEPQFPLLVAGGVGALAGYGIGELLVDVRRSAARAERARDGMAFANSLLRHDVRNALQVILGQVDVLTAVDDERATEAANRIESQVEALYDLTANAEAVTGVLTGEATPEPRNVVEDIETSVATVSESFPDATVETALHDELVVRGTDALRPVFANILDNAVEHTGPEPTVRVTTETADGVARVRFADDGRGIPEAQHSRIFERGVTTDGGSNGLGLHIVSTLVERSDGSIYVEDSDLGGAAFVVELPIAE; encoded by the coding sequence GTGAAATTGTCGCGTCGGCTACGGGACTCGCTCGCCGGACGACTCCCGGCCGCGCCCGTGCTCGTCGTGACGGGGATCCTGTGGTTCGGCGGCGCAGTCTGGAACTTTCAGGGAGAAATTACGACGCTCGAAAGTGCCGCGTTACCGGTCGCAACGTTCGTGCTGACTGGTGGGCTCTCGGCGGGGGTCGTCTTCGTCGGTTACCGGCTCTCTCAGAGCCCGTTCACCCCCGAACAGCGGTGGTGGATCGTCGGCTGGACCGTCGGCGGACTGGGGATCACGGTGTTGTTGCACACCGCGACGCTGGCGATCCGCGCCGCAGAGGGGCGACCGATCGGCGAGCCCCAGTTCCCGCTGCTCGTCGCCGGGGGCGTGGGCGCACTCGCGGGCTACGGGATCGGTGAGTTGCTGGTCGACGTACGCCGGTCGGCCGCCCGGGCCGAACGGGCTCGTGACGGCATGGCGTTCGCGAACAGCCTCCTGCGCCACGACGTTCGCAACGCCCTACAGGTGATTCTCGGACAGGTCGACGTGTTGACGGCCGTCGACGATGAACGAGCGACCGAGGCCGCGAACCGAATCGAGAGCCAGGTCGAGGCGCTGTACGATCTCACGGCCAACGCCGAGGCCGTCACGGGCGTCCTGACGGGCGAGGCGACCCCGGAACCCAGAAACGTCGTCGAAGACATCGAGACGAGCGTCGCGACCGTCAGCGAATCGTTTCCCGACGCCACCGTCGAGACCGCACTGCACGACGAGCTGGTCGTCCGGGGCACCGACGCGCTCAGGCCGGTCTTCGCGAACATTCTCGACAATGCGGTCGAACACACGGGTCCGGAACCGACCGTTCGCGTGACGACCGAGACGGCCGACGGCGTCGCCCGTGTTCGATTCGCCGACGACGGCCGAGGCATTCCCGAGGCCCAGCACTCCCGGATTTTCGAACGCGGCGTCACGACCGACGGAGGGAGCAACGGGCTCGGGCTCCACATCGTCTCGACGCTGGTCGAACGCTCCGACGGCTCGATCTACGTCGAGGACAGCGATCTCGGCGGGGCGGCGTTCGTCGTCGAGTTGCCGATCGCGGAGTGA
- a CDS encoding GNAT family N-acetyltransferase — protein MTDPTLTVLPGDADLEPAFDVRRDVFVDEQGVDEAIEIDGKDPDATHVLAEVDGVPVATARLRVIDDGVGKVERVAVRASHRESGVGRRVMHRIEQLAIDDGLDRLELHSQTRVEEFYERLGYETVSGEFDEAGIPHVEMRKDL, from the coding sequence ATGACCGACCCCACACTGACCGTCCTCCCGGGCGACGCCGACCTCGAACCCGCCTTCGACGTTCGCCGCGACGTGTTCGTCGACGAGCAGGGCGTCGACGAGGCGATCGAGATCGACGGCAAAGACCCAGACGCGACTCACGTCCTCGCCGAGGTCGACGGCGTGCCAGTCGCCACCGCACGGCTGCGAGTGATCGACGACGGCGTCGGCAAGGTCGAGCGCGTCGCGGTCCGTGCCTCTCACCGCGAGTCCGGCGTCGGTCGCCGGGTCATGCATCGGATCGAGCAACTCGCGATCGACGACGGGCTCGACCGCCTGGAACTGCACTCTCAGACCCGTGTCGAAGAGTTCTACGAGCGACTGGGCTACGAGACGGTCAGCGGCGAGTTCGACGAAGCGGGCATTCCCCACGTCGAGATGCGAAAGGACCTGTGA
- a CDS encoding DHH family phosphoesterase produces the protein MSTASGITMASMSKYAILGCGSVGHAVAEELVDEGKDVLILDRDEGRVEALRDQDLNAQVGDIADDEISQTLSDRDVVLILSSDVEANAAAVRNIRADDGEQFIVARADDPVSADDLSEVGADVVINPSTVIADSAMRALETGELEYKASQLAEVIEDTDQRMAVLIHRSPDPDSIASAAALRTIAQSLDVEADIIYEGEIGHQENRAFVNLLGIDLVSRDDVDLDDYDTFALVDTAKGGDPTVEQVDLIIDHYEHDHAHDATFEDIRPNVSATSTILTKYIQELELSLQQEVATALLYGIRAETLDFKRDTTPADLTAAAYLYPFADHDTLEQVESPSMSPETLDVLAEAIRNREVKGSHLVSNAGFIRDRDALSQAAQHLLNLEGITTTAVFAIADDTIYLAARSKDIRMNIGKVLDDAFGEIGDTAGHSTDASVEIPLGIFTGIETSEDNRDTLLALTEEAVRSKLFEGMGVDSESSNGN, from the coding sequence ATGAGCACAGCCAGCGGGATCACCATGGCCTCTATGTCGAAGTACGCTATTCTCGGGTGTGGGAGCGTGGGCCATGCCGTTGCGGAGGAACTGGTCGACGAGGGCAAGGACGTGCTGATCCTCGACCGCGACGAGGGACGGGTCGAAGCACTGCGCGACCAGGATCTCAACGCCCAGGTGGGCGACATCGCGGACGACGAGATCAGCCAGACGCTGAGCGACAGAGACGTGGTGTTGATCCTCTCGTCCGACGTGGAAGCCAACGCCGCGGCGGTCCGGAACATCAGGGCCGACGACGGCGAGCAGTTCATCGTCGCCCGGGCCGACGACCCGGTCTCGGCCGACGATCTCAGCGAAGTCGGGGCGGACGTGGTGATCAACCCCTCGACCGTGATCGCCGACTCGGCGATGCGGGCTCTCGAAACGGGCGAACTGGAGTACAAGGCGAGCCAGCTCGCCGAGGTCATCGAGGACACCGACCAGCGGATGGCGGTGCTCATCCACCGCTCGCCAGACCCGGACTCGATCGCCAGCGCGGCGGCGCTGCGGACGATCGCCCAGAGTCTCGACGTGGAGGCGGACATCATCTACGAGGGCGAGATCGGCCACCAGGAGAACCGTGCGTTCGTCAATCTGCTCGGGATCGACCTGGTCTCGCGCGACGACGTCGACCTCGACGACTACGACACGTTCGCGCTCGTCGACACCGCCAAAGGCGGCGATCCGACGGTCGAACAGGTCGATCTCATCATCGATCACTACGAGCACGACCACGCGCACGACGCGACCTTCGAGGACATTCGACCCAACGTCTCCGCGACCTCGACGATCCTGACGAAGTACATCCAGGAACTGGAGCTGAGCCTCCAGCAGGAGGTCGCGACGGCGCTACTCTACGGGATTCGAGCAGAGACGCTCGACTTCAAGCGCGATACGACGCCGGCCGATCTCACGGCGGCGGCGTACCTCTATCCGTTCGCCGACCACGACACGCTCGAACAGGTCGAGTCGCCGTCGATGTCCCCGGAGACGCTGGACGTGCTCGCGGAGGCGATCCGCAACCGCGAGGTCAAGGGCTCGCATCTGGTCTCGAACGCGGGGTTCATCCGCGACCGCGACGCCCTGTCACAGGCCGCCCAGCACCTCCTCAACCTCGAAGGGATCACGACGACGGCGGTGTTCGCGATCGCCGACGACACGATCTACCTGGCGGCACGTTCCAAGGACATCCGGATGAACATCGGCAAGGTGCTCGACGACGCGTTCGGCGAGATCGGCGACACCGCCGGCCACTCGACGGACGCCAGCGTCGAGATCCCGCTGGGCATCTTCACCGGCATCGAGACGAGCGAGGACAACCGCGACACGCTGCTGGCACTCACCGAAGAAGCCGTCCGGAGCAAACTGTTCGAAGGGATGGGCGTCGACAGCGAGAGTTCGAACGGGAACTGA